The following coding sequences lie in one Daphnia pulex isolate KAP4 chromosome 1, ASM2113471v1 genomic window:
- the LOC124210470 gene encoding uncharacterized protein LOC124210470 codes for MRFFIFLFSVYVVIVQGKAQYQPYFDDSFYPNPTDQYPNYYPISDSRTPNLAYNGKRFLFGSLLTTTTTTTTTTTTTTCTVSTAATCNTGRKRRALEEDDENIEPSPVNEVEATSVPEIIRKERKPDPQLAYWRPDFPLYELRSTIGQRSSSNNNYNPYFRRPMIVGDPKYFLYYGYTTTTTSTVTN; via the exons atgcgtttcttcattttcttgttttctgtttACGTTGTGATAGTTCAAGGAAAGGCTCAATATCAGCCTTACTTTGACGACAGTTTTTATCCAAACCCAACCGATCAATACCCAAACTACTATCCAATCTCTGATAGCCGGACCCCAAATTTAGCTTATAATGGCAAACGCTTTTTATTCGGTTCTTTacttacaacaacaactacgacgacaaccacaacaacaaccacgacATGCACTGTATCGACCGCTGCAACCTGCAATACTGGTCGAAAAAGAAGGGCTCTTGAAGAGGACGACGAAAATATTGAACCATCTCCTGTAAACGA agTTGAAGCAACAAGTGTTCCCGAGATAATCAGGAAAGAACGTAAACCTGATCCTCAGCTTGCATACTGGCGTCCTGATTTTCCATTATACGAACTTCGATCCACAATCGGTCAACGTTCTTCCTCTAATAACAACTACAATCCATACTTTCGTCGGCCGATGATTGTAGGCGATCCAAAATATTTCCTGTATTATGGTtacacgacaacaactacttCTACAGTAACTAACTAA
- the LOC124208935 gene encoding uncharacterized protein LOC124208935: MRFVVSLLTFCIVIVKGKAQYQPYYDDSFYQYPSYPVAEGRTPNPGYENRFLPGFLYGYTSTTVSTTTTTTTCTVYTNVACLASGRRRRFLEDDDDIVDPSPVIKVETTELAEMDVNRKERIPNPQEAFERESDYPYYELRSTIGQRLSPNSYNPYIRRPVIAADPRFLIYTIGFITTTTTYTYTVTSRSTPVCSSGSGFNQC; encoded by the exons ATGCGTTTTGTTGTATCTTTATTAACTTTTTGCATTGTTATTGTCAAAGGAAAGGCTCAATATCAGCCTTACTATGATGACAGTTTTTATCAATATCCAAGCTATCCAGTAGCAGAAGGTCGAACCCCAAACCCTGGTTACGAGAATCGCTTTTTACCGGGCTTTTTATATGGATATACATCGACGACagtttcaacaacaacaacgactaCTACCTGTACGGTTTACACTAATGTTGCCTGCCTTGCATCCGGTCGCCGTCGAAGGTTTCTAGAAGACGATGATGACATCGTCGATCCTTCTCCTGTAATCAA GGTTGAAACTACTGAACTTGCGGAGATGGATGTCAACAGGAAGGAACGCATACCAAATCCTCAAGAGGCATTCGAGCGTGAATCTGATTATCCGTATTACGAGCTACGCTCAACAATCGGCCAACGCCTTTCTCCTAACAGTTACAATCCTTACATTCGTCGTCCAGTAATTGCAGCCGATCCAAGATTTTTAATCTATACTATTGGTTTCatcacgacaacaactacatATACCTACACTGTAACTTCCAGGTCGACACCAGTTTGTTCGTCGGGCAGCGGTTTCAATCAGTGTTAA